The proteins below are encoded in one region of Silene latifolia isolate original U9 population chromosome 2, ASM4854445v1, whole genome shotgun sequence:
- the LOC141641263 gene encoding uncharacterized protein LOC141641263: protein MEVATPECYADSPFVDSIALVSMPKGFTTPTMTLYDGTEDPLEHINQYKQKMMVVAVTGPEKEAYMFKGFGSTLSGATFQWCDPTTAVNAFRRGLHRDSDLYKDLTKHLCATFEEVKQMAEATYCLEEDEDRRDLYGTESSSRKITTEKKNERAKPYSKNTVNKVSGETESIEAPLKLSEYGFTTGLSGVLKAIRELGQRTRWPKKPTPKENDRRDASKRCEYHNDIGHNTEDYVVLRKEVKHLYSAGCLDHLLPKGAKSRKVNTADQAQPSPPPPYSKVVSIITGGSEICGLTYSAAKRHATETKGDKPEFSLRVSRQDLPAISFDEADIPDEAEHHHDTLIITLSIGNCLVKKILVDTGSSMNLIILETLKNMGFSEKDLVQKAVPLVGFSGETKQSLGKIVIPTFAGGMDKQFTWSHSDMIGIDPSVIIHRLNVDPSFPPVQQKRRKFAPEGNDVINQEVDNLLAAGKIREVNYP from the exons ATGGAGGTGGCAACCCCGGAGTGCTATGCGGATTCCCCTTTTGTGGACAGCATTGCCCTTGTCAGCATGCCAAAGGGGTTCACCACGCCAACAATGACGTTGTATGATGGAACAGAGGATCCGCTGGAGCACATCAACCAGTACAAACAGAAAATGATGGTGGTTGCAGTAACAGGGCCTGAAAAGGAGGCATACATGTTCAAAGGATTCGGTTCCACCTTGTCAGGAGCCACATTCCAATG GTGCGACCCTACAACAGCAGTCAATGCCTTCAGAAGGGGACTGCATCGCGACTCTGATTTGTACAAGGATCTCACCAAGCACCTATGTGCCACCTTCGAGGAAGTGAAACAAATGGCAGAGGCTACTTATTGCctagaggaggatgaggatagaaGGGACCTATACGGAACAGAGTCGTCTAGCAGAAAAATCACAACAGAGAAGAAGAACGAAAGAGCCAAACCTTACAGTAAGAACACAGTGAACAAAGTCTCAGGAGAAACAGAGAGCATCGAGGCTCCACTTAAGCTCAGCGAGTATGGGTTCACCACTGGACTTTCTGGGGTATTAAAGGCAATCAGGGAACTAGGGCAGAGGACCAGGTGGCCCAAGAAGCCTACCCCTAAGGAGAACGACAGAAGAGATGCCAGCAAAAGGTGTGAATACCACAACGATATTGGCCACAATACAGAAGATTATGTAGTACTACGAAAGGAAGTGAAGCACCTATATAGTGCTGGATGCTTGGATCACCTGCTCCCCAAGGGAGCGAAATCTAGAAAGGTCAATACTGCTGACCAGGCCCAACCATCCCCACCTCCACCTTACTCAAAGGTCGTGAGTATCATCACAGGAGGGTCGGAGATATGTGGTCTCACTTATTCAGCAGCAAAGCGCCATGCAACCGAGACTAAAGGAGATAAACCAGAGTTCTCCCTCAGGGTCAGCAGACAGGATTTACCAGCAATCTCATTCGATGAGGCAGACATACCCGATGAGGCAGAACACCACCATGACACCTTGATCATTACCCTTTCTATAGGAAATTGCCTTGTTAAAAAGatattggtagatacaggaagctctaTGAATCTAATAATACTGGAAACCTTGAAGAATATGGGGTTCAGTGAGAAAGACCTGGTGCAGAAGGCAGTACCCTTGGTAGGCTTCAGCGGAGAAACTAAACAATCCCTTGGAAAAATAGTGATACCTACCTTTGCAGGGGGTATGGACAAACAG TTCACCTGGTCCCATAGCGACATGATTGGCATAGATCCAAGTGTAATTATACACCGGTTAAATGTAGACCCCAGCTTTCCTCCAGTTCAGCAGAAAAGGCGAAAATTTGCTCCTGAAGGAAACGACGTGATAAACCAGGAGGTAGACAACCTCCTGGCAGCAGGCAAGATCAGGGAAGTTAACTACCCATAA
- the LOC141641264 gene encoding uncharacterized protein LOC141641264, protein MDPKDQEKTAFRSDRGLYWYNVMPFGLKNAGSTYQRLVNKMFKEEIGRTMEVYIDDMVVKSEKAKQHMSHLENILSVLIKYHMKLNPLKCTFGVSSGKFLGYLVTQRGIEASTEQIKAVLQLESPQKPKDVQRLTGRVAALNQFISRSSDKCRLFYDILRKSQKFKWTQEHEKAFGELKQYLSTPPLFSKPEQGEPLYLYMSVTEAAVSAVLVREHEGMQKLVYYISKSLLPAETKYTSLEKLVLALVTASYKLRPYFESHTISVVTNFPLRTIMKKPKLSEIMVKWYVHLSGYDLKFETRTAIKSQALADFVSDFSPTLQEQADSEILTLIEAKGEQAWELHVDGASNTKGAGVGLVLKSPQGEQIIQAVRCEFKATNNEAEYEALILGLQLALEMQINHIKVYSDSQLIVNHVNNVFTARDPKMVAYLEVAKELKLRFASFHIQQIPRDQNVKADALATLGAAFTPGAVGSIPFIHVMKPAIHQNEQQNASKAATTQWTYEVGILCTATPQEETDDWRKPYISWLCDEVLPPDQKDARSFKMKSSRFVLIDGILFRKSLAEPYLRCLSIQEAQAVMCDIHSGDCGNHTGGRSLSNKTLRQGYLWHTMRKDAIDFVKKCEEHQRHAPVNHQPEEHMHPIISPWPFMKWGMEIVGPLPRGSGNSTYMLAMTDYFSKWIEAEAFPQILEKHVISFIKRNIVNRYGIPSDSYVTTGRNSYPAERKTTAPGQTPFSLVYGAEEVIPSEVNVPTHRYANATEERNQAEMASSLDIIDEPRTSALIRIAAYKQTAARSYNKNVRLRMLQISLEGKQPQNPLAGATAHSPIRFIIVFGLNVDMEEPNVRMVETEGFEHPNGQKAP, encoded by the exons atggACCCTAAGGATCAGGAGAAAACAGCCTTCAGATCTGACAGAGGCTTGTACTGGTACAATGTGATGCCCTTTGGCCTTAAGAATGCCGGTTCCACCTATCAGCGGCTGGTGAACAAAATGTTCAAGGAGGAGATAGGGAGAAcaatggaagtctacattgatGATATGGTAGTCAAATCCGAGAAGGCAAAACAACACATGTCCCACCTGGAAAATATCTTATCGGTCCTAATAAAATACCATATGAAGCTGAACCCCCTGAAATGCACTTTTGGAGTCTCCTCGGGGAAATTCCTGGGGTACTTGGTGAcgcaaagagggatagaggccagcacgGAGCAAATCAAAGCAGTACTCCAGTTAGAATCTCCTCAGAAGCCCAAGGATGTACAGAGGCTCACAGGACGTGTAGCAGCCCTAAACCAGTTCATATCAAGGTCCTCAGACAAGTGCCGATTATTCTATGACATCCTGAGGAAGAGCCAGAAGTTTAAATGGACGCAGGAGCATGAAAAGGCGTTTGGGGAGCTCAAGCAGTACCTAAGCACCCCTCCTCTTTTCTCCAAGCCAGAACAGGGAGAACCACTGTACTTGTATATGTCAGTAACAGAGGCGGCTGTAAGCGCTGTATTGGTACGAGAGCATGAAGGTATGCAAAAACTagtatactatataagcaagtctTTGTTACCTGCAGAGACCAAGTACACATCTTTAGAAAAACTTGTTTTAGCACTTGTTACTGCTTCGTACAaattgcgtccctattttgagtcacatacaATTTCAGTCGTGACCAACTTCCCCCTGAGAACCATAATGAAGAAACCCAAACTGTCAGAAATAATGGTTAAGTGGTATGTCCACCTAAGTGGGTACGACCTGAAATTTGAAACGCGAACAGCCATAAAGTCCCAAGCCCTAGctgactttgtgtcagactttaGTCCCACCCTTCAAGAACAAGCCGACAGTGAAATCTTGACCCTAATTGAGGCTAAAGGGGAGCAGGCATGGGAACTACatgttgatggggcatccaacacGAAGGGAGCAGGGGTAGGGCTGGTCCTGAAATCACCTCAGGGGGAACAGATAATACAGGCAGTACGGTGCGAGTTCAAAGCAACGAATAACGAGGCTGAATACGAGGCCCTAATCTTAGGACTCCAATTAGCCTTAGAAATGCAAATCAACCACATCAAGGTGTATAGTGACTCCCAACTGATTGTCAACCACGTGAATAACGTGTTCACGGCCAGGGATCCTAAAATGGTAGCCTACCTGGAAGTGGCGAAGGAGCTCAAACTCCGCTTTGCCTCCTTCCACATCCAGCAGATACCAAGGGACCAAAATGTTAAAGCAGATGCTCTTGCCACCCTGGGAGCAGCCTTCACTCCAGGGGCAGTGGGTTCTATACCATTCATACATGTCATGAAACCTGCCATACACCAGAATGAACAACAGAACGCCAGTAAGGCTGCAACTACCCAGTGGACATACGAAGTAGGGATACTGTGTACTGCAACGCCCCAGGAAGAAACTGATGATTGGCGCAAGCCTTACATTAGTTGGCTATGTGATGAGGTATTACCACCTGACCAGAAAGACGCCAGGAGCTTCAAAATGAAATCCTCCAGATTCGTACTCATTGATGGTATCCTATTTAGGAAGTCATTGGCAGAACCCTATCTGAGGTGCTTGAGCATACAGGAGGCACAGGCAGTGATGTGTGATATCCACAGTGGTGATTGTGGAAATCACACAGGGGGtaggagcctgtccaacaagaCACTAAGGCAGGGTTACTTATGGCATACCATGAGGAAGGACGCCATAGATTTTGTCAAGAAATGTGAAGAACACCAAAGACACGCCCCTGTCAACCACCAACCAGAAGAACATATGCATCCGATCATCTCGCCTTGGCCTtttatgaaatggggaatggaGATTGTGGGACCATTACCCCGTGGTTCTGGAAACAGTACGTACATGCTGGCAATGACGGACTACTTCtctaaatggatagaggcagaagctttCCCTCAGATCCTGGAgaagcatgtgatatctttcatcAAGAGGAATATAGTCAACAGATACGGCATCCCTTCAGATTCATATGTGACAACGGGTCGCAATTCATATCCAGCAGAACGGAAGACTACtgcgccag gtcaaacaccattCAGTCTGGTATATGGGGCCGAGGAAGTTATTCCCTCTGAGGTGAACGTTCCAACACATCGATATGCTAATGCCACCGAAGAGAGGAACCAGGCAGAAATGGCCAGCAGCCTGGATATCATTGATGAGCCAAGGACCAGCGCCCTAATCAGGATAGCAGCCTATAAGCAGACAGctgccaggagttacaacaaaaacGTGAGGCTGAGAATGCTGCAG ATATCGCTTGAAGGGAAACAACCCCAGAACCCACTTGCTGGAGCCACAGCTCACTCTCCCATAAG GTTTATCATTGTTTTTGGATTGAATGTGGATATG GAAGAACCCAATGTGCGCATGGTCGAAACAGAGGGATTCGAGCATCCTAATGGACAGAAAGCTCCTTGA